The genomic window GCGTACCTGAACACCGACCCCAGCGGGCACGGTCATCAGCTGCACTGGTCCAACGCCGGGCACCCCAGCCCGCTGCTGATCACCGGGGCCGGCGCGAGCGTGCTGGACGGCCGTGATCCGCTGCTCGGCCTGCGCAGCACCGCCGCCCGGACCAGTCACACCCGGCACCTGCCACCGGGTTCCACCGTCCTGTTCTACACCGACGGGCTGATCGAGACCCGCCGTGATGCGCTCGACGAGCGGGAGCGACGCCTGCACGAATCGGCGGCGGCTTACGCGCGGGCGCCTCTGACCGAGTTGCTCGATCACCTGTACACGGCGTTCGCCGGCGATGATCACGAAGACGATGTCGCGATGATCGCGGTCCGCACGCCTGACTCCCGCGATTGATGCCTCCCGTCCTGGTAGGCAAGTATCCATATTTCGGGCGAGTAGGGTGGTCTGATCCAAGCGTCGCGGCGCCGACAGGCCGAGCGCACTATGGCGACGCAAGGACATCCACGTGGTTGAACTTCCGTTATGGTCAGCAGCCGTCACCATCCATCAGGGCACCCGGACCGTGGCGTTGACCGGGGAACTCGACCTGGCCGCCGCCGATCAGCTGCTGCACCTGCTCCGCACCGAGCTCGACACCGCCGGCACCGCCGTGGTCGTCGTCGACCTGGCCGCTGTCTCGTTCCTGGATTCGGCCGCGCTTGCCGCTTTTGTCGGCGCCTACAACCACGCCGATGCGGCCGGCCTCCGATTTCAGCTGGTCAACCCGGTTCCGTCGGTACGGCGGGTGCTTGACATCAGCGGTGTCTACGAGGTTCTTGTGCCGTCTCTCGCCGGCGACGACTGATCAGGACCGGAGATTTCGATCAGCTCGCCCGGTCGTCACCGCACGTCGTTTCGACGTCGCGTGGTGGGGCACCAGGAACGTCGGCGGCGAACAAAGGGGCATCCGGGTGACAGCCAAGACTCTGTGCATGCTGTTCAAGCAGGGTGAGCCTGCCGCGCCGATGCGTTCGACCGCGCGCGCCGCGCTGACACCCTGGCACTCGGCGGACCAGATCGACGACGTCCTCGTGGTGGTCTCCGAGCTGGTGCAGAACGTCTCCCAGCACACCGAGGGTGGCGGGACCCTCGTCTTGAACTGGGACGACCACAGCATCACCGTCGAGGTCAGCGACGACGACCGCCGGATGCCGCTCCAGCGGCCTCCGGACGACCAGCGCCTCGGCGGCCGGGGCCTGCTTCTGGTGGACGGCATCTGCTCCAGTTGGGGTGCCACCGCCCACGACCACGGCAAGACCGTGTGGGCACGGGTAACGCCAGCACGGATGCCCGTGCTGGCGTGACGGTGCGGAGGCTGATTACCAGAGGCGCCAGGAGTAGTTGGCGTTGCGGGCCACCACGATCGGGCTCTCGCCCTTGGTCTGGGTGATCCAGCCGCTCTTCTCCGCGCGCTTGTTCCAGTAGCGCGACTTGTACTTGCCCGACGCCTTCTTGTAGATGGCGGTGTGGGTCAGGCCCTGTCCCTGATGGAAGACCACCTTGTGGCCCGCGGCGAGGTAGCCGGCCGCGCTGCCGCTGGTGGAGACCGAGCTCTTCCAGGGCACGATCTTGTCGCCCTCGGAGCCGATCAGGGTCCAGTCGGTGCCCTGGGTGGACTGCGGGTTCTTGTTCAGCCACTTCAGGAACGAAGAACCGGGGCGCATGTCCTTGGCCTGCTGGGTGTTGTAGCTACGTGCCCAGTTGGTACCGGTGTGCGGGGTGCCGATGGTGACGACGTCCTCGATGTAGAGCGCCGGCGGCCAGTTCTTCGTCTTCTTCTGCACGCCGGTGATCGCGGCCCGGATGATCAGCCCGCCCATCGAGTGGCCGACGGCGTCGACTGAACGGCCGTTCTTGGTGTAGCGGTTGTAGATGTCCCAGGCCAGCTTGCGGCCGAGCTCCTTGATGCTGACGCCGTTCTCGTAGCTGCCGATGCGGCTGTTGCAGTTCTTGTCGCCCTTGTAAAAGGCGACCGTGTTCTGTTCAGCGGTGGCACCCCGGGCTCGGTACGCCTTGATGGCGGTGTCCCACTGCTTGCAGTCGGCTTTCGGGTGACCGGTCGCGGAGATCTGGATGCCGTGCACCCAGTAGATCGGTTCGCCCAGGCCGTCGTTGCGCTTGGGCGGGGCGGCCAGGGCGGGCGAGGCCGGCGCCAGGATGAGACCGGACGCCGCCACCAGGGCCGCCAGGAGAGCGGCAAGACTCTTGCGCATGTGAAACCTCTCGGATGCGTGTTCCTCGACGCATCGAA from Actinoplanes derwentensis includes these protein-coding regions:
- a CDS encoding DUF7379 domain-containing protein is translated as MRKSLAALLAALVAASGLILAPASPALAAPPKRNDGLGEPIYWVHGIQISATGHPKADCKQWDTAIKAYRARGATAEQNTVAFYKGDKNCNSRIGSYENGVSIKELGRKLAWDIYNRYTKNGRSVDAVGHSMGGLIIRAAITGVQKKTKNWPPALYIEDVVTIGTPHTGTNWARSYNTQQAKDMRPGSSFLKWLNKNPQSTQGTDWTLIGSEGDKIVPWKSSVSTSGSAAGYLAAGHKVVFHQGQGLTHTAIYKKASGKYKSRYWNKRAEKSGWITQTKGESPIVVARNANYSWRLW
- a CDS encoding STAS domain-containing protein, with product MVELPLWSAAVTIHQGTRTVALTGELDLAAADQLLHLLRTELDTAGTAVVVVDLAAVSFLDSAALAAFVGAYNHADAAGLRFQLVNPVPSVRRVLDISGVYEVLVPSLAGDD
- a CDS encoding ATP-binding protein, producing the protein MTAKTLCMLFKQGEPAAPMRSTARAALTPWHSADQIDDVLVVVSELVQNVSQHTEGGGTLVLNWDDHSITVEVSDDDRRMPLQRPPDDQRLGGRGLLLVDGICSSWGATAHDHGKTVWARVTPARMPVLA